A region of Candidatus Afararchaeum irisae DNA encodes the following proteins:
- a CDS encoding proton-conducting transporter membrane subunit, translating to MMLTLTPIIFDSHVAILPMLSALVAGVGSLILRRRPSAQKAVALLGGVAVFVSSLVVADAARSRTLVYRLGDWKPPFGIVLEIDALSGFMMAFSSFVMLVALIYSLDSIPAEGRRRSYYALWHFLGLGIMGAYSTGDIFNLFVWFEVLLMSSYILVVFYSNPDDTRAGLHYVIINLIGSAVMLLAIGGIYSSVGTLNMAHIAQRLSTGTHTPAVYGLSGILLTVFLLKAGAVPLHFWVPEVYPASPSPVAAVLAGVVKKVGVYAVIRLYVTVFAPLNDFFFPVILVVSLASVVYGGWAALSRDSLLDVLSYSSVAQVGFIFLGVSVGLSDAPADLRVLGVTAALVYSLNHSLIKSLLFLVAGYISDETGTTNFAELGGIFETNRVLSYSFLVGGLALIGIPPLSGFFGKLLVLDSGVSLTQYTDVVPVYVPVSVVGGALVGSILTVLYISRTWSSAFWGEKGDSVGTLGKPSLRIILPVVVLALSVLIAGIVFDPVLSYAQNAAHAAVDSQTYIDAALNGGVSK from the coding sequence ATGATGCTGACGCTGACACCAATCATCTTCGACAGCCACGTCGCCATACTCCCTATGCTCTCGGCTCTGGTAGCCGGAGTCGGATCTCTGATTCTGAGACGCCGTCCGTCGGCACAGAAGGCTGTGGCTCTACTCGGAGGAGTCGCTGTCTTCGTCTCGTCTCTCGTCGTAGCCGACGCCGCGAGGAGCCGCACACTCGTCTACCGTCTCGGCGACTGGAAGCCACCCTTCGGAATAGTGCTTGAGATCGACGCCCTCTCGGGATTCATGATGGCGTTCTCATCCTTCGTGATGCTCGTCGCACTCATCTACTCACTCGACTCCATACCGGCTGAGGGCAGAAGAAGATCCTACTACGCCCTCTGGCATTTCCTCGGACTCGGTATAATGGGAGCCTACTCGACGGGGGACATATTCAACCTCTTCGTCTGGTTTGAGGTTCTCCTGATGTCGTCTTATATACTCGTCGTCTTCTACTCAAACCCCGACGACACGAGAGCGGGACTTCACTATGTCATCATAAATCTCATAGGCTCTGCTGTGATGCTCCTTGCGATAGGAGGCATATACTCGTCTGTCGGCACACTCAACATGGCACATATCGCACAGCGTCTCTCGACCGGAACACACACGCCAGCCGTCTATGGACTTAGCGGCATACTTCTCACTGTCTTTCTCCTCAAGGCGGGCGCAGTACCTCTCCATTTCTGGGTTCCGGAAGTCTATCCCGCGTCACCGTCTCCCGTTGCGGCTGTACTCGCAGGTGTCGTCAAGAAGGTGGGAGTCTACGCCGTGATACGTCTCTATGTCACGGTCTTCGCACCCCTCAACGACTTCTTCTTCCCAGTAATCCTAGTAGTCAGCCTCGCGTCTGTAGTATACGGAGGATGGGCAGCACTTTCACGTGACAGTCTTCTCGACGTTCTCTCCTACTCGTCAGTAGCACAGGTCGGCTTTATCTTCCTCGGAGTAAGCGTGGGGCTCTCCGACGCTCCCGCAGACCTCCGCGTTCTGGGTGTCACCGCAGCACTCGTCTACTCGCTCAACCACTCACTCATAAAGTCGCTCCTCTTTCTCGTCGCAGGCTATATATCTGACGAGACGGGTACGACGAACTTCGCCGAACTCGGCGGTATCTTCGAGACGAACCGTGTCCTGTCTTATTCGTTCCTCGTCGGTGGGTTAGCACTAATAGGAATACCGCCCCTCAGCGGATTCTTCGGAAAGCTTCTCGTGCTCGACTCAGGAGTGAGTCTTACCCAATACACCGACGTAGTCCCCGTATACGTACCCGTTTCTGTCGTCGGAGGCGCACTCGTGGGCTCGATCCTCACGGTTCTCTACATATCGAGGACATGGTCGTCGGCGTTCTGGGGAGAAAAAGGAGACTCGGTCGGGACGCTCGGGAAGCCGTCACTCAGAATTATACTGCCCGTCGTGGTTCTCGCACTCTCCGTACTCATCGCTGGCATCGTGTTCGATCCCGTACTTAGCTACGCACAGAATGCCGCACATGCCGCCGTCGACAGTCAGACGTATATAGATGCAGCCCTAAACGGAGGTGTAAGTAAATAG
- a CDS encoding Na+/H+ antiporter subunit E: MRNWLVSAGVLGVVWIILHSAFGLGGVLSGVVLGTAAILPFRRMYPGETSLVSVAKGIPPLAVYIAIFTKDVLVSNVDVAWRVLSPSMPINPTVIELPLRVESDAAVAMIANSITLTPGTLTMDYDEESHSLYVHTMTGEDITGPVRVWEKYAMRVFDRNSEDRQDSEV; this comes from the coding sequence ATGAGAAACTGGCTCGTCTCAGCCGGGGTTCTCGGCGTGGTCTGGATAATTCTGCACTCGGCTTTTGGTCTCGGAGGCGTCCTATCGGGCGTAGTCCTCGGGACAGCCGCTATACTCCCGTTCAGGAGGATGTATCCCGGCGAGACGAGTCTCGTCTCGGTCGCAAAGGGGATTCCGCCGCTCGCCGTCTACATCGCCATATTCACGAAGGACGTACTCGTCTCGAACGTAGATGTCGCGTGGCGTGTCCTCTCGCCGTCGATGCCGATAAACCCGACGGTGATAGAGCTTCCGTTACGTGTCGAGTCCGACGCCGCCGTAGCTATGATAGCCAACTCGATAACCCTCACTCCGGGTACGCTCACGATGGACTACGACGAGGAGAGCCACTCACTCTACGTACACACCATGACAGGCGAGGACATAACCGGTCCCGTGAGAGTCTGGGAGAAGTACGCCATGAGAGTATTCGATAGGAACTCTGAGGATAGACAGGACTCGGAGGTGTGA
- a CDS encoding monovalent cation/H+ antiporter complex subunit F, translating into MDLMSLDAVVLSTGLVVTLLTVGVGYRVIRGPTVPDRVVALDVISTHFVALVALFSLYTRSGFYINAAVVIAVIGFVSTVASAKYLIDDRMLSD; encoded by the coding sequence ATGGATCTGATGAGTCTCGACGCAGTGGTTCTCTCCACGGGTCTCGTAGTGACCCTACTCACTGTCGGTGTCGGGTACAGGGTCATAAGAGGACCTACTGTACCTGACAGAGTGGTCGCGCTTGATGTCATAAGTACCCATTTTGTCGCACTCGTCGCACTCTTCTCACTCTACACGCGGAGTGGCTTCTACATAAACGCCGCAGTCGTGATAGCAGTCATAGGGTTCGTCTCGACAGTAGCGTCCGCGAAGTACCTCATAGACGACAGGATGTTATCCGACTAA
- the mnhG gene encoding monovalent cation/H(+) antiporter subunit G, which translates to MIPIPISASPAATTQSLLVTVLTSVLVLFGLFFLVTGTVGLLRMPDVYNRMHATTKSTTLGASSLLLANFVYFGSSSNGLRALLGVVFLFLTAPTGAHMISRSAQRMGVDFYGDADWPEDE; encoded by the coding sequence ATGATACCCATACCCATATCAGCCTCACCAGCCGCCACGACTCAGTCGCTCTTAGTAACAGTACTCACCTCAGTACTCGTTTTATTCGGTCTCTTCTTCCTCGTGACGGGAACAGTCGGACTTCTACGTATGCCCGACGTATATAACAGAATGCATGCCACTACGAAGTCGACGACACTCGGTGCTTCGTCATTACTTCTCGCCAACTTCGTCTACTTTGGTTCAAGTTCTAACGGACTCCGAGCTCTTCTCGGCGTAGTCTTTCTCTTTCTCACGGCTCCCACAGGAGCACATATGATATCCAGAAGTGCACAGAGGATGGGTGTCGACTTCTACGGAGACGCTGACTGGCCTGAAGATGAGTAA
- a CDS encoding uroporphyrinogen-III synthase: MTSYSKMTTKTDTDTEAETEAETDTDTEADRLRVAIFRPSGRREDESVELLEGMGHEVLSDPLLEPRATSETPFTSAEYTILTSVTGVDLALSLSSLDPEDLESTHVCAIGPKTRDALEERGVEVSVVPDEYTSTGLVECLGDEVEEKKVEVARSDHGSQKLIDGLNDKGAFVHETVLYELVRPEGGGDETVEGVLEGEVDAVLFTSSLTVEHLLEAADSVGEKEEFIEKLNGNDNDNDNDGVFVGAIGEPTRETAESVGIDVDYVPEEETFESLASGLDLTVNN, encoded by the coding sequence ATGACCTCATACTCTAAGATGACGACTAAGACAGATACTGATACTGAGGCTGAGACTGAGGCTGAGACTGACACGGATACCGAGGCAGACAGGCTGAGAGTAGCTATATTCCGTCCGTCGGGTAGACGTGAGGACGAGAGCGTCGAACTCCTCGAAGGCATGGGACACGAGGTCTTGAGCGACCCTCTCCTCGAACCCCGAGCGACGTCGGAGACTCCTTTTACCTCGGCAGAATACACGATCCTTACGAGCGTCACGGGCGTCGACCTCGCTCTGTCGTTGTCGTCTCTCGATCCCGAGGATCTGGAGTCTACACACGTCTGTGCGATAGGTCCCAAGACACGTGACGCCCTCGAAGAAAGAGGAGTCGAAGTCTCGGTAGTCCCCGACGAGTACACGAGCACGGGACTCGTCGAGTGCCTCGGCGACGAAGTCGAGGAGAAGAAGGTCGAGGTCGCGAGGAGTGACCACGGCTCTCAGAAACTCATCGACGGACTCAACGACAAAGGTGCTTTCGTCCACGAGACGGTACTCTACGAGTTAGTGAGACCCGAGGGAGGCGGAGACGAGACTGTCGAAGGCGTCTTAGAAGGCGAGGTCGACGCAGTCCTCTTCACGTCCTCTCTGACGGTCGAACATCTCTTAGAAGCCGCGGACTCTGTGGGTGAGAAAGAGGAGTTCATCGAAAAGCTCAACGGTAACGACAACGACAACGACAACGACGGCGTCTTCGTCGGTGCGATAGGGGAGCCGACACGTGAGACTGCGGAGTCAGTCGGCATAGACGTCGACTATGTCCCTGAAGAGGAGACATTCGAGAGTCTAGCCTCGGGTCTTGACTTGACGGTGAATAACTAA
- the cobA gene encoding uroporphyrinogen-III C-methyltransferase, whose protein sequence is MDETRNETVVGDGARVEYDHDAEGERDTEARSKGNHDDSGGLGDVDVKARKNGGAESTEAERTESENGTVYLVGAGPGDPELLTLKAGRLLEEADSVLHDSLVDDGVLDLIPDSTDVVNVGKRPDGKTTPQDEINSLMVDEAREGKTVVRLKGGDPDVFGRGGEEAEHLASEDVEFEIVPGVTSVVAASGVSGIPLTHRNHSSSFTVITGHEDPTKEESAIDWEALARNIEAGGTLVILMGVRRLPDNVEALTQHGVDASTPAAMVEKATRDGEKYVTGSLENIVERTRDEGIESPAITVIGDVVKVRDEIDDLIL, encoded by the coding sequence ATGGACGAGACGAGAAACGAGACCGTCGTGGGAGACGGAGCACGTGTCGAGTACGACCACGACGCCGAGGGAGAACGAGACACCGAGGCACGAAGTAAGGGTAACCACGATGACTCCGGCGGTCTCGGGGACGTAGATGTGAAGGCGAGGAAGAACGGAGGCGCGGAGAGTACGGAGGCAGAAAGAACGGAGTCCGAGAACGGAACTGTCTACTTAGTCGGCGCAGGACCCGGAGATCCCGAGCTTCTGACACTTAAGGCGGGACGTCTCCTCGAAGAGGCGGACTCGGTTCTCCACGACTCTCTAGTCGACGACGGTGTTCTCGACCTGATACCCGACTCGACCGATGTCGTAAACGTCGGAAAGAGACCCGACGGAAAGACGACTCCACAGGACGAGATCAACTCGCTGATGGTCGACGAGGCGCGCGAGGGGAAGACTGTAGTGCGTCTCAAGGGCGGAGACCCCGATGTATTCGGGAGAGGCGGAGAGGAGGCGGAACATCTCGCCTCCGAGGACGTCGAGTTCGAGATAGTTCCGGGAGTCACGAGCGTCGTCGCCGCCTCTGGGGTCTCAGGAATACCTCTGACACACAGAAACCACTCTTCGAGCTTTACCGTAATTACGGGACACGAAGACCCCACTAAGGAGGAGAGTGCAATCGACTGGGAAGCCCTCGCACGTAACATAGAAGCAGGAGGAACACTCGTAATCCTGATGGGGGTCAGACGTCTCCCCGACAACGTCGAAGCACTCACGCAACACGGGGTCGACGCGAGTACGCCAGCCGCGATGGTCGAGAAAGCGACACGTGACGGCGAGAAGTACGTGACAGGGAGCCTCGAAAACATAGTCGAGAGGACGAGGGACGAGGGGATAGAGTCGCCGGCTATAACGGTTATAGGCGACGTAGTTAAGGTGCGCGACGAGATAGATGACCTCATACTCTAA
- the hemC gene encoding hydroxymethylbilane synthase — MIRIGTRGSDLALYQTRKVQSFLRSESEYEVVETSGDRSQDRFDSKVAEIGGQGVFVREIDARVSDGDFDAAVHSMKDMPVERPEGVEVAAVLKRDTPNDVLVSTDGKEIDDLGHGAVIGTSSQRRRAQIKRYRDDLNVQGLRGNVDTRIDKLRRGDYDAVVLSGAGLERMDIDIPSVKLSLSEFVPSANQGVIAVTARDETDEFEEIRGIDHPKTRVETTAERVVLAEIGAGCVAPMGVYARIKGEHIEITAEVLSLDGEEEVRVEDKIPVESYYEGAQEVADEMVDRGAVELVEEATRDENK; from the coding sequence ATGATAAGGATAGGAACACGTGGAAGCGACCTCGCTCTATACCAGACACGTAAGGTTCAGTCGTTTCTCAGGTCAGAGTCGGAGTACGAGGTCGTAGAGACGTCGGGAGACAGGAGCCAGGACAGGTTCGACTCGAAGGTCGCCGAGATAGGCGGACAGGGGGTCTTCGTGAGGGAGATAGACGCACGTGTCTCCGACGGCGACTTCGACGCCGCGGTACACTCGATGAAGGATATGCCCGTCGAACGCCCCGAGGGCGTAGAGGTCGCCGCAGTCCTCAAACGCGACACCCCGAACGACGTTCTCGTCTCGACAGACGGAAAGGAGATAGACGACCTCGGACACGGTGCTGTGATAGGGACTTCGAGCCAGAGGAGACGCGCACAGATAAAGAGGTACAGGGACGACCTCAACGTACAGGGTCTGAGGGGAAACGTCGACACACGTATAGACAAGCTCAGAAGGGGAGACTACGACGCAGTCGTCCTCTCGGGCGCGGGGCTCGAACGTATGGACATCGATATCCCGAGCGTGAAACTCAGCCTCTCGGAGTTCGTGCCGAGCGCGAACCAGGGCGTGATCGCTGTCACAGCGCGCGACGAGACAGACGAGTTCGAGGAGATACGCGGGATAGACCATCCGAAGACACGTGTTGAGACGACAGCCGAGAGGGTCGTCCTCGCCGAGATAGGCGCGGGATGTGTGGCTCCTATGGGTGTCTACGCGCGTATAAAGGGCGAACACATAGAGATTACCGCCGAGGTACTGTCGCTCGACGGAGAGGAAGAGGTCAGGGTCGAGGACAAGATACCCGTCGAGTCGTACTACGAGGGCGCGCAGGAGGTCGCCGACGAGATGGTCGACAGGGGCGCGGTAGAGCTCGTCGAGGAGGCAACCCGGGACGAAAACAAGTAA
- the hemL gene encoding glutamate-1-semialdehyde 2,1-aminomutase, with protein sequence MKRRPDSKDLFDRAMQVMPGGVSSPVRNVEPYPFFVQKGDGSRVWDEEGNEYIDYCMGYGPLLLGHGLPDRVESDVQSQIANGNLYGAPTRLEVEFAEFIAERVPSVEMLRFVNTGTEATMSAIRAARGYTGKNKFIKVEGGFHGAHEGALVKAGSGPSTLGKPDSAGVPRSFTQHTLQVPYNDIEAMTKAVEEHSDDLAAVIMEPIMGNSGIITPDDGYLEEVRKITEEHDVVLIFDEVITGFRLRTGGAQEKYGVTPDMTTLGKVTGAGFPVGIFGGKSEIMENVAPSGDVYQAGTFSGNPVTMAAGYSALRYAERENVHDYVNRLGEKMRSGLEDIVEDERPEYSVGGVGSMFKVFFGNDGEKPTDYDEVNACDTERWSRIFWDEMVDEGVFLPPSQYESQFVSYAHTEEEIEETLEAYKEAL encoded by the coding sequence ATGAAACGACGTCCTGACTCGAAGGATCTCTTCGACAGAGCGATGCAGGTAATGCCCGGAGGAGTCTCGTCGCCCGTGAGAAACGTCGAACCCTACCCATTCTTCGTACAGAAGGGAGACGGGTCACGCGTCTGGGACGAGGAGGGCAACGAGTACATCGACTACTGCATGGGGTACGGTCCGCTTCTTCTGGGTCATGGACTCCCCGACAGGGTCGAGTCAGACGTCCAGAGTCAGATAGCTAACGGCAACCTCTACGGTGCTCCGACACGTCTCGAAGTCGAGTTCGCCGAGTTCATAGCCGAGAGGGTACCCTCAGTAGAGATGTTACGGTTCGTCAACACGGGTACTGAGGCGACTATGTCGGCGATACGTGCCGCGAGGGGTTACACGGGTAAGAACAAGTTCATCAAGGTCGAGGGCGGTTTCCACGGAGCCCACGAGGGCGCGCTAGTAAAGGCGGGAAGCGGACCCTCGACACTCGGAAAGCCCGACTCCGCCGGGGTTCCGCGTTCTTTCACACAGCACACCCTACAGGTTCCGTACAACGACATAGAGGCTATGACGAAAGCCGTCGAGGAACACTCCGACGACCTCGCCGCGGTCATAATGGAGCCCATAATGGGTAACTCGGGGATAATTACGCCCGACGACGGCTACCTCGAAGAGGTCAGGAAGATCACAGAGGAGCACGACGTCGTTCTGATATTCGACGAGGTCATCACGGGCTTCCGTCTCAGAACCGGAGGCGCGCAGGAGAAGTACGGCGTCACACCCGACATGACGACACTCGGAAAAGTCACGGGAGCGGGCTTCCCGGTAGGTATCTTCGGTGGCAAGTCAGAGATAATGGAGAACGTCGCTCCTTCGGGAGACGTCTACCAGGCGGGTACCTTCAGCGGAAACCCCGTGACGATGGCGGCGGGATACTCCGCACTGAGGTACGCCGAGCGCGAGAACGTCCACGACTACGTCAACCGCCTGGGTGAGAAGATGCGTTCGGGGCTCGAAGACATAGTCGAAGACGAGAGACCCGAGTACTCGGTCGGCGGTGTCGGAAGTATGTTCAAGGTCTTCTTCGGAAACGACGGCGAGAAGCCGACCGACTACGACGAGGTCAACGCGTGTGACACCGAGAGATGGTCACGTATATTCTGGGACGAGATGGTCGACGAGGGTGTCTTCCTGCCGCCGTCACAGTACGAGAGCCAGTTCGTCTCCTACGCACACACCGAGGAGGAGATCGAGGAGACTCTAGAGGCGTACAAGGAAGCCTTATGA
- a CDS encoding globin-coupled sensor protein, with protein sequence MSKTKDGETGDDLASQVSGEELADEIGLDDDEIRHRKEFVEFDDSDVETLQGMSRIFADVRDEVAEKFYDHTSSFDETREVLHRSTRETDPLKTVHGTYLIPLGRGEYGRGYFENRARIGKLHEMVDLPVKHYIGMYMVYNDLILSEVFDRLRDEVDNVEAVDEALDRTLSYLRITNLDMQVAMDTYIQAYQDEMEDELEKRREVSERIQESVTELRTSSDDVAESSQEITDLAHEQSESMDEVSSEVSNLSATVEEIASSADEVNTKSQRAEELAEEGRESAERTREVMRNVGEAGEEVAEDVTSLRNRVEDIDEVVDVINDIADQTNLLALNASIEAARAGEAGDGFAVVADEVKSLAEESQERADEIGDLIEEIQDDTDETVESLEEANDQIDEGVEKVEESMQNLQRIAEAVRETAQGIEEVAQATDDQAASTEEVASMIDDAAEKAEMVSERVDDIAAANQEQTAMVEEIDRTVDRLT encoded by the coding sequence ATGAGTAAGACGAAGGACGGCGAAACGGGCGACGATCTTGCTTCGCAGGTCTCGGGTGAGGAGCTAGCCGACGAGATAGGTCTCGACGACGACGAGATACGCCACAGAAAGGAGTTCGTCGAGTTCGACGACTCCGACGTCGAGACCCTCCAGGGTATGAGCCGTATATTCGCCGACGTGAGAGACGAAGTCGCCGAGAAGTTCTACGACCACACCTCGTCCTTCGACGAGACGCGTGAGGTACTCCACAGGTCGACACGTGAGACCGACCCACTCAAGACAGTACACGGGACATACCTCATACCCCTCGGACGCGGCGAGTACGGAAGGGGATACTTCGAGAACCGCGCGAGGATAGGCAAGCTACACGAGATGGTCGACCTCCCCGTCAAGCATTACATAGGCATGTACATGGTCTACAACGACCTCATACTCTCGGAGGTCTTCGACCGTCTCCGTGACGAGGTTGACAACGTTGAGGCGGTTGATGAGGCACTCGACCGCACACTCTCGTACCTCCGTATAACCAACCTCGACATGCAGGTAGCGATGGACACATACATACAGGCTTACCAGGACGAGATGGAGGACGAACTCGAAAAGAGACGTGAGGTCTCGGAGAGAATACAGGAGTCTGTGACAGAACTCCGAACCTCGTCGGACGACGTCGCCGAGTCCTCACAGGAGATAACCGACCTCGCACATGAACAGTCGGAGTCGATGGACGAGGTCTCGTCTGAGGTCTCGAACCTGAGTGCAACTGTCGAGGAGATCGCTTCGAGTGCCGACGAGGTCAACACGAAGAGCCAGAGGGCTGAGGAACTCGCCGAGGAGGGACGTGAGTCAGCCGAGAGGACACGTGAGGTCATGAGAAACGTCGGTGAGGCGGGCGAGGAGGTCGCTGAGGACGTTACGTCCCTCAGGAATAGGGTCGAGGACATAGACGAGGTCGTCGATGTCATAAACGACATAGCAGACCAGACTAACCTCCTCGCACTCAACGCGAGCATAGAGGCGGCGCGAGCGGGAGAGGCGGGCGACGGCTTCGCAGTCGTGGCTGACGAGGTCAAGAGCCTCGCAGAGGAGTCACAGGAACGCGCCGACGAGATCGGTGACCTCATAGAGGAGATACAGGACGACACAGACGAGACCGTCGAGAGTCTTGAGGAGGCGAACGACCAGATAGATGAGGGCGTCGAGAAGGTCGAGGAGTCGATGCAGAACCTACAGAGGATAGCCGAGGCTGTACGTGAGACTGCACAGGGGATCGAGGAGGTCGCACAGGCTACCGACGACCAGGCGGCTTCGACCGAGGAGGTCGCTAGCATGATAGACGACGCCGCCGAGAAAGCCGAGATGGTCTCAGAACGCGTCGACGACATAGCCGCGGCGAACCAGGAACAGACTGCTATGGTCGAGGAGATAGACAGAACAGTAGACAGGCTGACGTGA
- a CDS encoding response regulator: MDDENQGDGTPAKVMVVDDEKDVADLFEALLSQRYDVVKAYGGEEALEKVDDTVNVVFLDRRMPDLSGDEVLERIQDDDSLSPHIVMLTAISPDFDIIEMGFDDYLTKPVDRDDLYEAVENCLDRDEYDDKVNEYLSLVNKKTVLEEEKSQEELEQSDEFSDLEDRVNELLGDLDELREGFVEEDEGGFEEEFKRL; the protein is encoded by the coding sequence ATGGATGATGAAAATCAGGGAGATGGAACCCCCGCAAAGGTGATGGTAGTCGACGACGAGAAAGACGTAGCAGACCTCTTTGAAGCTCTTCTTTCTCAGAGATACGACGTAGTCAAGGCGTATGGGGGGGAAGAAGCCCTTGAAAAAGTGGACGACACCGTAAACGTCGTCTTCCTCGACCGCCGTATGCCCGACCTGAGTGGCGACGAGGTTCTCGAACGTATACAGGACGACGACTCGCTCTCTCCTCACATAGTGATGCTGACGGCTATAAGTCCCGACTTCGACATAATAGAGATGGGCTTCGACGACTACCTCACGAAGCCCGTCGACAGGGACGACCTCTACGAAGCAGTCGAGAACTGTCTCGACAGGGACGAGTACGACGACAAGGTAAACGAGTACCTCAGCTTAGTCAACAAGAAGACTGTCTTAGAGGAGGAGAAGTCACAGGAAGAGCTCGAACAGAGCGATGAGTTCTCGGATCTCGAAGACCGTGTCAACGAGCTTCTTGGAGACCTCGACGAGTTACGTGAGGGATTCGTAGAGGAAGACGAAGGCGGATTCGAAGAGGAGTTCAAGAGACTGTAG
- the hemG gene encoding protoporphyrinogen oxidase, with the protein MSSDDPADVVVVGAGVSGLCLTHFLRSKGIDVVTFESEPEPGGVIDSETVDARLVENGPQRMRYTDDVEKLVESLGIDDEVIEARMEVPMYVYFNSELRLVPFSASEFLRTDVLSLGGKLRLLVEPLTDGAKPDETAGDMFTRKFGGEAYENVIEPLFGGLYGSDPDEMYVRHSLSRLRRMEEKEGSLLKPMLRRGLSGDARTPAVSFEDGMQTFTDAIYDENSDAVELGRGVVGIDEKEEEGYVVETEDGEVETERIVVTTPAYVAADLLEDIDAETSESLRSLNYNSVGLIHLRSPECDVEGFGYQIRKDEEYTTLGVTFNDSIFDADNRDGIYTAFVGGVWNPEAVTADNSELEEITTQEFEEITGCDAELINVSRWVDGMPSYDTSWEALDGLETPEGIRLCSNYISGVGVPTRLREARQTADEIAREVSHDG; encoded by the coding sequence ATGTCGTCGGACGACCCAGCCGACGTCGTCGTCGTGGGGGCGGGAGTCTCGGGTCTGTGTCTCACGCATTTCCTACGGAGTAAGGGTATAGACGTCGTGACATTCGAGTCGGAGCCGGAGCCGGGTGGAGTCATAGACTCCGAGACTGTCGACGCCAGACTCGTCGAGAACGGTCCTCAGAGGATGCGCTACACAGACGACGTCGAGAAACTCGTCGAGTCTCTCGGAATAGACGACGAGGTCATCGAGGCGAGGATGGAGGTACCTATGTACGTCTACTTCAACTCTGAGCTACGTCTCGTGCCTTTCTCGGCTTCGGAGTTCCTCAGAACCGACGTTCTGTCTCTCGGAGGAAAGCTCAGGCTACTCGTCGAGCCTCTCACCGACGGCGCGAAGCCCGACGAGACCGCTGGGGATATGTTCACGAGGAAGTTCGGCGGCGAGGCATACGAGAACGTGATCGAGCCTCTCTTCGGCGGTCTCTACGGCTCCGACCCCGACGAGATGTACGTGAGACACTCGCTCTCGCGCCTGAGACGTATGGAGGAAAAAGAGGGTAGCCTACTCAAGCCGATGTTGAGAAGGGGTCTCTCGGGTGACGCGAGAACGCCCGCAGTCTCCTTCGAGGACGGCATGCAGACATTCACCGACGCCATCTACGACGAGAACTCCGACGCGGTAGAGCTGGGTAGGGGGGTTGTCGGTATAGACGAGAAGGAGGAAGAAGGCTACGTAGTCGAGACCGAAGACGGAGAGGTGGAGACGGAGAGGATCGTCGTAACCACTCCGGCTTACGTCGCCGCCGACCTGCTTGAGGACATAGACGCCGAGACGTCGGAGTCACTCCGAAGTCTGAACTACAACTCGGTGGGACTTATACATCTCAGGTCGCCGGAATGTGACGTCGAGGGCTTCGGATACCAGATAAGGAAGGACGAGGAGTACACTACTCTGGGTGTCACATTCAACGACAGCATATTCGACGCCGACAACAGAGACGGTATCTACACCGCATTTGTGGGCGGCGTATGGAACCCCGAAGCCGTGACAGCCGACAACTCGGAGCTAGAGGAGATAACTACGCAGGAGTTCGAGGAGATAACCGGCTGTGACGCCGAGCTTATAAACGTAAGTCGGTGGGTCGACGGGATGCCGTCTTACGACACGTCGTGGGAGGCTCTCGACGGTCTGGAGACCCCCGAGGGTATACGTCTGTGTTCGAACTACATCTCAGGTGTCGGTGTTCCGACACGTCTGCGCGAGGCACGTCAGACCGCCGACGAGATCGCGCGAGAGGTCAGTCACGACGGCTGA